In Mycolicibacterium gadium, the genomic window TCGGCGGTGTTCCCGCGTTGATCCAGTCGATCACCTCGTCGTCGGCATCGGAAGGCAACTCCATCGTCAGCGCGCCGACGAAGGGCCGTTGGACGTTCAACGTCGCCCATTCGGATGCCAGCCCGGGGAAGAACATCTCGTCGTAGGCCTGAATTTCCAGTGATCCGCGCTCGACGATCCGTCGCGGGGCCGGGTGGCTGGCCTTCGGCAGGCCCAGTTCACGCCGTTGCCTGTCCTCGAGCCTTTTCGTCAAACGCCAACCGACCCAATCAGATGCCCTCCCGATGGACCGGCCGAACGCCACAGGCAGGAACGGCAGGGACTGACCGTTGGCCCGCAGCGGGGCGAAATGCAGTGTGGCCAAGGGAATGTCGTAGTATTCCGCGACGTTCGCAGCGGCATCCTCGGCGAGAATCCCGGTCAACAGGAGGTCGGCTTCCTTGGCCATAGAGGTCAACGCCGAGCTCATTTGCCCCCAGCTCTGCTTGAACAGCTTCCAATCCTCACGGATGAGACTGATCAGATCGCGGTCTTTCCAGAGGTGCCGGGAGAAATGCGTCGACAACTCGCGGTGCACGTCCTGCCACGGGCGCGTCGGCAGCCCGTACTCGATCGCGGTGACCCCAGCCGACTCGACGAACCCAACCATGTCCGGCGGGACAGCCATGCACACTTCATGCCCACGGCTCAGCAGCTCGCGGCTCAACGCGACGCAAGGCTCGACATCGCCCCG contains:
- a CDS encoding glycosyltransferase, with translation MKFALASYGSRGDVEPCVALSRELLSRGHEVCMAVPPDMVGFVESAGVTAIEYGLPTRPWQDVHRELSTHFSRHLWKDRDLISLIREDWKLFKQSWGQMSSALTSMAKEADLLLTGILAEDAAANVAEYYDIPLATLHFAPLRANGQSLPFLPVAFGRSIGRASDWVGWRLTKRLEDRQRRELGLPKASHPAPRRIVERGSLEIQAYDEMFFPGLASEWATLNVQRPFVGALTMELPSDADDEVIDWINAGTPPIYFGFGSVPVGSPGETLAMISAACAELGERALIVSGWTEFSDVAHLQHVKVVNSVNHAVVFPACRAVVHHGGAGTTAAGLRAGVPTLILSTWVEQALWGASVKRLQAGTTRRIPRTTAQSLVADLRTVLAPQCVARAREVAAKMTSSAESVATAADLVEEHARRR